gctttcatcaagtcagtgttgaggttggagctattatcagtgatgattgactctagaattccGAATCGATAAACAATGCGGTCGTGGATAAAGtctaccacgactttcttagtcactgctttgtaagatgctgcttcgacccatttggtgaaatagtcaatggctactaggataaacatgtgtccattggaagcagcaggctcgattTGTCCAATAACGTctattccccaggcggcgaatggccccGTTGAGCTCgctcggaggtacctttatcatgtctgcatgtatctgacagcggtggcatttccagaCATACTAGATACAGTTTGTTTCCATATCCATCCAAACGTAACCAacccagagtatcttctttgctaagacaaaactgttcatatatggaccgcaggtcccagcatgtatttcctctagtagcttagAGGATTCCTGTGCGTATATACACCTTAATAGTCCCAGATCAGGAGTCgtcctatacaagattcctctgttgtgaaagaaattgttgaacaatttccgaagtgtgcatttctgagtaggatttgcaagttctgggtaatctccttttgccaaatattccttgatatcatgataccagggctttccgtctgcttcctcttcaacatggacACAATGAGTTGGCTGATAATGGATATTTactggaataggatcaatgaaattcttgtcgggatgctttatcatagatgatagggtagacAATGTGTTGGCGAACTCAttttggattctgggaacatgctggaattctattttggtgaacctttttctcaattcctgtaaTGATGCAggtacgggagtatcttggagttcttggttatcaattctccttgtacctgatgtacaagcaagtctgaatctacaatcactagcagctcttgaacgttcatgtcaatggccattttgagaccTAAGATGCAGGATTCATACTTGTCCATATTGTTGGTAtagggaacctgagtttggcagacaccggataatgctgaccggtttctgatattaagactgctcctatgccaactcctttgaagtttttCGCTCCATCGacgaacattctccaaccgttataggattctgcaatgtcttctcctatgaatgatacctcttcatcaggaaaatacatttttaggggctcgtattctccaccACGGGATTCTCAATGAGGTGGTCTGCTAGTGCTTATctcttgaccgctttctgagttacgtagacaatgtcgaactcactcaacggGATTtaccacttggccagcttgccagtaggcatgggcttttgaaagatgtatttcaaaggatccatccttgatatgagatatgtagtatatgcACAAAATTAATGTCTCcgtttctgagctacccaagtcaaagcacaacaagtgcattctaaTAAAgtgtaccgtgcttcataaggtgtaaacttcttactcaagtaatatatggcctgctcctttcttcccgttttATCATGTTTTCCCAGAACGCATccaaaagctccatccaacactacaaggtagagtagtatgggtctacctggctcgggtggGACTAAGACCGgaggtgttgataggtactccttgattctgtcaaagtccttttggcagtcatcagtccatttggaagcggtgtccttcttcaacatcttaaagattggatcatagataactgtagactgtgctatgaatcagctgatgtagttgagccttcccaagaaactcatcatatccttcttgttctttggtggtggcatgTCTTGAATGACTTTGACTTTGTatagatccagttctattcctcggtgactcacaataaacccaagaaaTTTCCcgacaggaaccccaaatgcgcattttgcggggtttagtttcaagttgtacctacagtctattgaagaacttcctcagatcttccatgtggtcagtgaccttcttggatttgataataacataatctacatatacctctatttccttgtgtaccatatcatggaaaatggtagtcatggccctcatgtaggtggcccgtGCATTCTTCAGGTTGAAcaacatcattttgtaacagtacattacccacggcgtaatgaaagccgttttctcaccatcttcctcatccatctagatatgatgatatccagcgaagcaatctacgaatgattgCAGcttatgcttggcgcaattatcaatcaagacgTGCATATTTTGCAAGGGAAAGTCTTCTTTCGgtctggcccgattgagatcccggtagtcgacacagactctgaccttcccatacttcttttggcactggcacaatgttggctaaccatgtcgggtattttACTACCCTgcgaaccttagctttgacctgcttgttgacttcttcctttattttcatactcatatcaggtttgaactttctaagcttttgctttaccggtggacacgttGGATCCTTTGGCAGTTTGTGAGcaacaatagacgtactcagaccattcatgtcatcatacgaccaggcgaatatgtcctcatattcttttagaaattctgtgtattcttccttttctgatgatGACAGGTGAACGCTGATTcatgtttccttgatgttttctgcatctcccaggttgataaTTTCGGTCTCGTCGAAGTTGGACTTAAGTCcgttctcaaagttttcaacttctttgacaatctcgtcaggtatgtcatcttcctctgaatcaatgtctatTTGTTACGTTGTCTCGTTGTatgtcatagtcattggttcagcaagataagtaatagtattACTATATTGGTAAAGTAAGGAGAGAAAACTATAGAAATAGATATTAATTCATGAGAAGAATCAAAATGTTTTTGATAAgttgaataactattttgaacattgaagatcttattgcgggaattgaaaaatgcgaagaaaaaatcatttagtaaaaacaatgagtaatgcttgttttagccttgctaccttgAGGCACGACGGGCTTTGGTTGTcatgatggtccaattattgagaaGTGCCCCTATGCCCACaaccta
This sequence is a window from Nicotiana sylvestris chromosome 3, ASM39365v2, whole genome shotgun sequence. Protein-coding genes within it:
- the LOC138887177 gene encoding uncharacterized protein, with protein sequence MYFPDEEVSFIGEDIAESYNGWRMFVDGAKNFKGVGIGAVLISETGQHYPVSAKLRFPIPTIWTSTRRIDNQELQDTPVPASLQELRKRFTKIEFQHVPRIQNEFANTLSTLSSMIKHPDKNFIDPIPVNIHYQPTHCVHVEEEADGKPWYLRASSTGPFAAWGIDVIGQIEPAASNGHMFILVAIDYFTKWVEAASYKAVTKKVVVDFIHDRIVYRFGILESIITDNSSNLNTDLMKAMCETFRIRHKNSTAYRPQMNGAIEAANKNIKKILRKMIEKHKQWHEKLSFSLLGYHTKVCTSTRENPYMLVYGTEAVIPAEVEIPSLRIIQEAGLDDAEWVKSHYEQLAL